In Litorimonas taeanensis, one DNA window encodes the following:
- a CDS encoding glycine zipper domain-containing protein has protein sequence MSKIIMTITAASVLALGACTTTGNTERGAAIGAAGGAIAGAIIGNNVGSGDAKTGAAIGAVVGGAGGAYAGSEKDKRMDNARRGPNGEKLYYDNNTGRYYFFDSRSGNSYYENGQFRG, from the coding sequence ATGTCCAAAATCATTATGACTATTACGGCCGCCAGTGTTTTGGCGCTGGGTGCGTGTACAACAACGGGTAATACGGAACGCGGTGCGGCGATTGGCGCAGCAGGCGGTGCGATTGCTGGCGCGATCATCGGTAACAATGTCGGTAGTGGTGATGCGAAGACAGGCGCAGCCATCGGCGCGGTTGTCGGCGGTGCAGGCGGTGCCTATGCCGGTAGCGAAAAAGACAAGCGCATGGATAATGCCCGTCGCGGCCCGAATGGTGAAAAGCTATATTACGACAATAATACGGGACGTTACTACTTCTTTGATAGCCGTTCAGGGAATAGCTATTACGAAAATGGTCAATTCCGCGGCTAA
- a CDS encoding DNA cytosine methyltransferase — protein MSDSFQSLRKAAKLSLSDAADFLQISEEDATAYEDGVRPPPLPNVLALKGLGGLNISNQTDNFVSSNSNEVKKIKFIDLFAGIGGFHIALDDLGAKCVFAAEINPYARKTYEYNHKKRSPDLFRKGLFASDIKEVEPINIPEFDILCGGFPCQPFSQAGYKRGFQDIQDNRGNLFFDIINIIKEKKPQAYFLENVRHIKNHDEGKTFAEIQLQLEKLGYSFKYKMVKASDHGLPQHRPRIFMVGFKGETTKDSTFEFPEAEPLQMTMSDIFGKPCNKSIGYTLRVGGRGSGLMDRRNWDTYAVGGDVIRLSSKEGIKMMGLPSDFHFPVSETQAMKQLGNSVAVPAVKATARNIFDYINKVSTK, from the coding sequence ATGTCCGATTCTTTTCAATCATTGCGCAAAGCCGCGAAGCTAAGCCTGAGTGATGCTGCAGACTTTCTTCAAATATCCGAAGAAGATGCAACAGCCTATGAAGATGGTGTACGCCCCCCCCCTCTTCCTAATGTATTAGCTCTTAAAGGGTTAGGTGGTCTGAATATCTCAAATCAAACTGATAATTTCGTATCTTCAAATAGTAACGAAGTAAAAAAAATCAAATTCATTGATCTTTTTGCAGGGATTGGAGGGTTTCATATAGCTTTAGATGATTTAGGTGCAAAATGTGTTTTTGCTGCTGAAATAAACCCCTACGCCAGAAAAACTTACGAATACAACCATAAAAAACGATCACCCGATTTATTTAGAAAAGGCCTGTTTGCGAGCGACATAAAAGAAGTCGAGCCGATTAATATCCCTGAGTTTGATATTTTATGTGGCGGGTTTCCTTGCCAGCCTTTTTCCCAAGCGGGTTACAAACGCGGCTTTCAAGATATTCAAGACAACCGTGGCAATTTATTTTTTGATATAATAAATATTATTAAAGAAAAAAAACCGCAGGCTTATTTTTTAGAAAATGTTCGTCATATTAAAAACCATGACGAAGGAAAAACGTTTGCGGAAATCCAGTTGCAGCTGGAAAAACTAGGGTACTCTTTCAAATACAAGATGGTGAAAGCCTCCGATCATGGCTTACCTCAACATAGACCCCGCATATTCATGGTGGGGTTCAAAGGAGAGACTACAAAAGATTCAACATTTGAATTTCCAGAAGCAGAACCGCTTCAGATGACCATGAGCGACATATTTGGGAAACCCTGCAATAAATCTATAGGTTACACTTTACGAGTGGGCGGTAGAGGCTCAGGCCTGATGGATAGACGGAATTGGGACACTTATGCCGTAGGCGGAGACGTAATCCGCCTGTCAAGTAAAGAGGGGATCAAAATGATGGGCTTGCCATCTGACTTTCACTTCCCTGTTTCAGAGACACAAGCCATGAAGCAGCTAGGAAATTCGGTAGCGGTACCCGCTGTGAAAGCAACTGCTCGAAACATTTTTGACTACATCAACAAAGTTTCTACCAAGTGA
- a CDS encoding HpaII family restriction endonuclease, which produces MSETKNKGEWSEFYAFLKILRDRKLVAAHANLEPIRDTYYPVLQVLRDSKDVKRRYELLDTGQVKLTIEENLISQELLIEPKFLKESVQYIFKNITESKGRAFKIRGSEEIVSHLKCGDIKANSSKKGDITLVIHDSITQQNNTVDFSIKSYAGAAPTLLNASGSTRFRYAVNGFRGNKEDINNLNPRSSKVQARFLKVLETSDEIRFSSMLNKNFAKNLIKLDSLMPLFISEYLRFYFLGYGNSLEVLTSHVASSPRIKEVVLFPISEEDLKYKLKQLLLNVALGLVPSKEWNGFLKADGGYIIVKETGDIVCFHIYNTAELGEYLYHNTRFDTGSTRRNKFATIFKEENQWFFDLNLQISFKK; this is translated from the coding sequence GTGAGCGAGACCAAAAACAAAGGGGAGTGGAGCGAATTTTATGCTTTTCTGAAAATATTGAGAGACAGAAAGTTGGTAGCCGCTCACGCAAATCTGGAACCAATTAGAGACACTTATTATCCCGTCTTACAAGTCCTGCGTGACTCAAAGGATGTAAAACGCCGATATGAACTTCTTGATACGGGGCAAGTAAAGTTGACAATTGAGGAAAATTTAATTTCCCAAGAACTCTTAATTGAACCAAAGTTTTTAAAGGAAAGCGTTCAATACATTTTCAAAAACATAACAGAATCCAAAGGAAGGGCTTTTAAAATAAGAGGCTCTGAAGAAATTGTCTCGCATTTAAAATGCGGAGATATCAAAGCAAACTCATCAAAAAAAGGCGATATCACCCTTGTAATCCATGATAGTATTACACAACAAAACAACACTGTAGACTTTAGCATTAAATCGTATGCTGGAGCTGCCCCAACTTTATTGAATGCGTCTGGGTCTACGCGTTTTAGATACGCAGTTAATGGATTTCGTGGCAACAAAGAAGACATAAATAACTTAAACCCTAGATCGTCAAAAGTACAAGCTAGATTCCTTAAAGTCCTAGAGACTAGTGATGAAATTCGTTTTAGCAGCATGTTAAACAAAAATTTCGCTAAAAACTTGATTAAACTAGACAGTTTGATGCCACTATTTATTTCTGAGTACCTACGATTTTATTTTCTTGGGTACGGAAATTCATTGGAAGTCTTAACTAGTCATGTTGCAAGTTCCCCTAGAATAAAAGAAGTTGTTTTGTTTCCAATCTCTGAGGAAGATTTAAAATACAAGCTGAAACAACTCCTTCTCAACGTAGCGTTAGGTCTAGTTCCTAGTAAAGAATGGAATGGATTTTTAAAGGCTGATGGCGGCTATATCATTGTTAAAGAAACAGGCGATATTGTTTGCTTTCATATCTACAACACCGCTGAATTAGGCGAATATTTATACCACAACACTCGCTTTGATACTGGTTCTACTAGAAGAAATAAATTCGCAACAATTTTCAAAGAAGAAAACCAATGGTTTTTTGATTTAAACTTACAAATCAGCTTTAAAAAATAA
- a CDS encoding peptidoglycan recognition protein family protein, producing the protein MLIDTHQTSPNYDERTLPLSMLVLHYTGMESGEAALQRLCDAQAKVSAHYLVHEDGRVQQLVDEAHRAWHAGIGSWRGIRDVNSASIGIEIVNGGHNFPDVNGAPPAYPDVQINAVIALCHEVIKRHNIRPWNVIGHSDLAPGRKEDPGEHFPWAGLAAAGIGLWFQEETAEETESDKRVLFELGDRDRGVSVVQQGLAQLGYDVAITGQFDETTSKAMRAFQRRWRPDDISGFVDMDCLQRIGALVWQLP; encoded by the coding sequence ATGCTAATCGATACGCACCAGACCAGCCCCAATTACGACGAGCGGACTTTGCCTCTGTCTATGCTTGTCTTGCATTATACGGGTATGGAGAGCGGGGAGGCGGCCCTTCAGCGTTTGTGCGATGCGCAGGCCAAAGTCAGCGCGCATTATTTGGTGCATGAGGATGGCCGCGTGCAACAATTGGTGGATGAAGCGCACCGGGCTTGGCATGCGGGAATTGGGTCTTGGCGCGGCATACGCGATGTCAATTCGGCGTCGATTGGTATAGAGATTGTGAATGGGGGGCATAATTTTCCCGATGTGAATGGCGCGCCGCCAGCTTATCCCGATGTACAAATCAATGCCGTTATTGCGCTGTGTCATGAGGTTATTAAACGCCATAATATCCGCCCGTGGAACGTAATTGGTCATAGCGATCTGGCCCCCGGCCGTAAGGAAGACCCCGGCGAGCATTTCCCGTGGGCGGGGCTGGCGGCAGCGGGCATCGGCCTATGGTTTCAAGAGGAAACAGCCGAAGAGACCGAGTCTGATAAACGGGTCTTGTTTGAACTGGGCGACCGAGACCGAGGCGTGTCAGTCGTCCAGCAAGGACTGGCCCAGCTGGGCTATGATGTGGCCATAACGGGCCAATTTGACGAGACGACATCAAAGGCGATGCGGGCCTTTCAACGGCGCTGGCGCCCCGATGATATCTCTGGCTTTGTCGATATGGACTGTTTGCAACGCATTGGCGCGCTCGTTTGGCAGTTGCCATAA
- a CDS encoding DUF1801 domain-containing protein, with translation MTNKTIETDASVEAYLSAISPDQKQTDCRVIADMMQNLTGHSPKMWGPSIVGFGRYHYKYESGREGDALRTGFAARAQNISIYIMPGYQDFEDELSRLGKHKIGKSCLYIKRLSDVDVSVLEEMIAKGLRLLAKKYPE, from the coding sequence ATGACCAATAAAACGATTGAAACCGATGCTTCGGTTGAAGCGTATCTGAGCGCTATATCCCCGGATCAGAAACAAACGGATTGCCGCGTCATTGCGGATATGATGCAAAATCTGACGGGGCACTCCCCTAAAATGTGGGGGCCTTCAATTGTGGGGTTTGGTCGTTACCATTATAAATATGAGAGCGGCCGCGAAGGTGACGCGCTGCGCACGGGATTTGCGGCGCGCGCTCAAAATATCTCTATTTATATCATGCCGGGCTATCAGGATTTCGAAGATGAGCTGTCGCGTTTGGGTAAACATAAAATAGGCAAATCATGCCTTTATATTAAGCGCCTTTCCGATGTAGATGTTAGCGTTTTGGAAGAGATGATTGCTAAGGGGCTGAGGCTCTTGGCAAAGAAATATCCGGAATAA